One stretch of Rissa tridactyla isolate bRisTri1 chromosome 21, bRisTri1.patW.cur.20221130, whole genome shotgun sequence DNA includes these proteins:
- the LAD1 gene encoding ladinin-1 — protein MSSGRRNWSDLSSLARQRTLEDEEEQERERRRRHRSLLSSTSTDEEPPSPVKDTSPASSRPQSLVKLMSPEDGEERKLSEVLKTQEGRRTRSPMAVSAKLRQEKEQQESGVGAIRTEAGMQPRTGQDQAGDRGQDAAKGRGDPSGDQRPEPASERKVVVRGRLQDKEGQGVGMPQEEQRKEAGGSQQRASPELGGCRLREVRILTRQGSCSTEEKTASVVTLSLDQQQPSRNPSKEVIQLSATQEEPAEKSDTSPTQVTYSSSIRRASPRTVSFRMISRKEKEESQSPLTRSASLRIPGSSTTIGEKLEKYNSAVQRSEVVKSSLTIQKNLLLSSEGVASKRNFFEASIPSKAEPLAVRKDNLKIPGSVTSRINLWISRTQEPAKEEKSKDIRKINSLPNRDTWVKQPGDTPGDTKL, from the exons CCTGGCCAGGCAGAGGACCCttgaggatgaggaagagcaggaaagagaaCGCCGGCGAAGGCACCGGAGCCTGCTATCCTCCACATCAACGGATGAAGAACCTCCTAGTCCTGTGAAAGACACCAGTCCAGCTTCCAGCAG ACCTCAATCCCTGGTGAAGCTGATGTCTCCAGAGGACGGAGAAGAGCGTAAGCTCTCAGAGGTGTTGAAGACACAAGAAGGGAGACGGACAAGGTCCCCGATGGCCGTCTCTGCAAAGCTGAGacaggagaaggagcagcaggagTCAGGGGTGGGAGCAATCCGCACGGAGGCAGGAATGCAGCCACGCACggggcaggaccaggctggagaTCGGGGTCAGGATGCAGCCAAGGGCAGAGGGGACCCATCAGGAGACCAGCGCCCAGAGCCGGCCTCAGAGAGGAAGGTGGTGGTGAGGGGACGGCTCCAGGACAAAGAGGGACAAGGTGTGGGGATGcctcaggaggagcagaggaaggaggcGGGGGGGTCGCAGCAGCGGGCATCACCTGAGCTGGGGGGCTGCCGCCTCCGCGAAGTGAGGATCCTGACCAGACAGGGAAGCTGCAGCACGGAGGAGAAGACAGCCTCGGTGGTGACCTTGTCTCTGGACCAGCAG caaCCATCCAGGAATCCCTCAAAGGAGGTAATACAGCTGTCTGCCACCCAAGAGGAACCTGCAGAAAAGTCAGATACTTCTCCAACTCAGGTCACCTACAGCAGCTCCATCAGACGAGCCAGCCCAAGAACTGTCTCCTTTCGG ATGAtctcaagaaaagagaaagaagaaagccaaAGCCCTCTCACAAGGAG CGCGAGTCTGAGGATCCCAGGTAGCAGCACCACCATTGGGGAGAAGCTGGAAAAGTACAACTCGGCTGTGCAG CGCTCGGAGGTGGTGAAATCATCCCTGACTATTCAGAAGAACCTCCTGCTGTCCTCGGAGGGGGTGGCCAGCAAGCGCAACTTCTTCGAGGCAAGCATTCCCAGCAAGGCTGAGCCGCTGGCTGTCAGGAAG GACAACCTGAAGATCCCAGGATCAGTGACATCCCGCATTAATCTATGGATCAGCCGAACTCAGGAGCCcgccaaggaggaaaaaagcaag GACATCAGGAAAATAAACAGCCTGCCAAACCGTGACACTTGGGTAAAGCAGCCTGGAGACACCCCTGGAGACACCAAG ttgtaa